From a region of the Calliphora vicina chromosome 4, idCalVici1.1, whole genome shotgun sequence genome:
- the LOC135958538 gene encoding tigger transposable element-derived protein 1-like, whose translation MLKPLAINKFLKPRALIGKDLKCLPVHWMANHKAWVTSAIFSEWFYKCFVPEVESYAKKKDIEFKILLLVDNAPGHPHLEHPNIRIEFLPPNTTSILQPQDQGIISTFKKHYIKNTYKVILNKIEKEDLTLNEAWKKFSIFDCILQVASAISEIKPKTLNACWKAVWPNCVGNGHENEISALTNEILSLAHQIGGEGFDSLNNQDLEELLVEEPLSDEDIINLTTNIEENPCENNVEETVEPLTSQKIFQILNKVAILENEILNIDPDTERAIKLQRGLGDLFSGYQELYKQLLKKKSQTLVTKYFQIKEKNTAPENSSPEHIEHISIDGDDDIPDDNNISFTSSDASVLEFFSNSDSDL comes from the coding sequence ATGTTAAAACCGCTagctataaataaatttttaaaaccacGAGCTCTTATTGGCAaagatttaaaatgtttgcctgtTCACTGGATGGCAAACCATAAGGCTTGGGTAACATCCGCCATATTTTCTGAATGGTTCTACAAATGTTTTGTACCTGAAGTTGAatcttatgcaaaaaaaaaggacattgaattcaaaattttgcttCTTGTAGACAACGCACCTGGACATCCTCATTTGGAACATCCGAACATTCGAATTGAATTTTTGCCCCCCAATACTACCAGCATTCTTCAGCCTCAGGACCAGGGAATTATCTctacatttaaaaaacattacattaaaaacacatacaaagtcattttgaataaaattgaaaaggAAGACTTAACTTTAAACGAAGCTtggaagaaattttctatttttgattGTATACTTCAGGTTGCTTCCGCCATATCAGAAATAAAGCCGAAAACACTTAATGCATGCTGGAAAGCAGTATGGCCAAATTGCGTTGGAAACGGTCATGAAAATGAAATATCTGCTttaacaaatgaaattttaagccTAGCTCATCAAATTGGAGGTGAAGGATTTGATTCACTTAACAATCAGGACTTAGAAGAACTACTTGTAGAAGAACCATTGTCTGATGAAGACATTATTAATTTAACAACCAATATTGAAGAAAATCCGTGCGAAAATAATGTTGAGGAAACTGTAGAACCTCTTacttcccaaaaaatttttcaaattcttaaCAAAGTGGCTATTCTAGAAAACGAAATTCTTAATATTGACCCCGATACGGAGAGAGCAATAAAGCTCCAACGCGGACTTGGCGATCTTTTTTCAGGATACCAAGAGTTGTATAAACaactattaaaaaagaaatcacaaacATTAGtgacaaaatatttccaaattaaagaaaaaaatacagctCCTGAAAATTCTTCGCCTGAACATATTGAACATATTTCTATTGATGGAGATGATGATATTCCAGATGATAATAATATATCATTTACATCTAGTGATGCAAgcgttttagaattttttagcaATTCTGATTCTGATTTATAA